The Methylomonas montana genome has a window encoding:
- a CDS encoding DUF350 domain-containing protein, producing MESINLTELLAGANGFFLHFVAAAVLTGLFALCYLWITQYAEFKLIREGKTAPAVAFSAALLGFTLALAGAIANSVSFADMLAWAAIALFVQVLVFVGLRLAFADLCRRIADDQLGPAILLAGLSLAAGLLNAACMSY from the coding sequence ATGGAATCCATCAACCTGACCGAACTGTTGGCTGGCGCCAACGGCTTTTTTCTGCATTTCGTCGCAGCCGCCGTGCTGACCGGCCTGTTCGCACTCTGTTATCTATGGATTACGCAGTACGCCGAATTCAAACTGATCCGCGAAGGCAAAACCGCGCCGGCGGTGGCTTTCAGCGCGGCACTGCTGGGTTTTACTCTGGCTTTGGCAGGCGCCATCGCCAACAGCGTCTCGTTTGCCGATATGCTGGCCTGGGCGGCTATTGCCCTGTTCGTGCAAGTACTGGTCTTTGTCGGCTTGCGGCTGGCGTTCGCCGATCTATGCCGGCGCATCGCCGACGACCAACTAGGCCCGGCGATTTTACTAGCCGGCTTGTCGTTGGCGGCAGGCTTGTTGAATGCGGCTTGCATGAGCTATTGA